Proteins found in one Zea mays cultivar B73 chromosome 1, Zm-B73-REFERENCE-NAM-5.0, whole genome shotgun sequence genomic segment:
- the LOC100192036 gene encoding Protein HIGH CHLOROPHYLL FLUORESCENCE PHENOTYPE 244, chloroplastic-like, producing the protein MASTSLATLPSQLASPVRLRRRAALSSASRPHFLLHRATKGGSQCRLAVTCNAQAVAPTSFAQGTPVRPTSILVVGATGTLGRQVVRRALDEGYDVRCLVRPRPAPADFLRDWGATVVNADLSKPETIPATLVGIHAVIDCATGRPEEPIRTVDWEGKVALIQCAKAMGIQKYVFYSIHNCDKHPEVPLMEIKYCTEKFIQDSGLDYIIIRLCGFMQGLIGQYAVPILEEKSVWGTDAPTRIAYMDTQDVARLTFIAMRNEKANKKLMTFAGPRAWTTQEVITLCERLAGQDANVTTVPVAVLRFTRQLTRCFQWTNDVADRLAFSEVLSSDTVFSAPMNETYQLLGVDGNDILSLEKYLQDYFTNILKKLKDLKAQSKQTDIFF; encoded by the exons ATGGCGTCGACCAGCCTCGCCACGCTGCCGTCGCAGCTCGCCTCCCCGGTCCGCCTGCGCCGCCGCGCCGCACTCTCCTCCGCTAGCCGCCCGCATTTCCTCCTCCATCGTGCAACCAAAG GTGGATCGCAATGCAGGCTGGCGGTGACCTGCAACGCGCAGGCGGTGGCGCCGACCAGCTTTGCGCAGGGGACGCCCGTCCGGCCGACGAGCATACTGGTGGTAGGCGCCACGGGGACGCTGGGGAGGCAGGTGGTCAGGAGGGCGCTGGACGAGGGCTACGACGTTAGGTGCCTCGTCAGGCCGCGCCCAGCGCCCGCAGATTTCCTCCGGGACTGGGGTGCCACCGTTGTCAAT GCCGACCTTAGCAAGCCGGAGACCATACCTGCGACCCTTGTTGGTATTCATGCCGTCATTGACTGTGCGACAGGACGGCCAGAAGAGCCCATCCGGACG GTAGACTGGGAAGGAAAAGTTGCTCTAATACAGTGTGCAAAGGCTATGGGAATTCAAAAGTATGTGTTCTATTCCATCCACAACTGTGACAAGCATCCTGAGGTTCCCTTGATGGAAATCAAGTATTGTACTGAGAAATTTATTCAGGACAGTGGTCTGGATTATATCATCATCCGTTTGTGTGGTTTCATGCAG GGTCTTATTGGGCAATATGCTGTTCCTATACTAGAAGAGAAGTCCGTCTGGGGAACTGATGCTCCAACTCGGATTGCTTACATGGATACCCAG GACGTAGCTCGACTAACGTTTATAGCTATGCGGAATGAGAAGGCCAACAAGAAACTCATGACCTTTGCTGGCCCACGAGCTTGGACAACTCAAGAG GTGATTACTTTGTGTGAGAGGTTAGCTGGGCAAGATGCCAATGTAACCACTGTACCTGTTGCAGTCTTGAGATTTACTCGTCAGTTGACACGGTGCTTCCAATGGACAAATGATGTGGCTGACAGACTGGCATTTTCAGAG GTGCTCTCAAGTGACACAGTTTTCTCTGCTCCAATGAATGAGACCTACCAGCTTCTTGGGGTGGATGGGAATGACATCCTCAGCTTAGAGAAGTATTTACAAGATTATTTTACCAACATTTTGAAGAAGTTAAAGGATCTCAAGGCACAATCCAAGCAAACTGATATATTCTTTTGA